The Cucumis melo cultivar AY chromosome 5, USDA_Cmelo_AY_1.0, whole genome shotgun sequence genome has a segment encoding these proteins:
- the LOC127149491 gene encoding uncharacterized protein LOC127149491, with translation MKLLINGDLDRHSKERNFSLSLLVVHKRRDRRFLKHAEALPEVWTWTTSISLISRAWRFFLSYFTVDVLSVLSLPQHAGFTEKFEFFISCRELANAFFELTDPIDQMDYTTLKIDSVKIL, from the exons ATGAAACTTTTGATTAATGGCGATCTTGACAG GCATTCAAAAGAGAGGAATTTCTCTCTGTCTCTTTTAGTTGTACATAAGAGAAGGGATAGAAGATTTCTGAAG CATGCTGAAGCATTGCCCGAGGTATGGACCTGGACAACTTCGATTTCTCTTATCTCAAGAGCTTGGAGATTCTTTTTATCTTACTTCACAGTTGACGTTCTTTCGGTTCTTTCACTCCCCCAG CATGCAGGGTTCACagaaaaatttgaatttttcattAGTTGTCGTGAGCTGGCCAATGCATTTTTCGAATTGACAGATCCTATTGATCAG ATGGATTACACTACACTCAAGATTGATTCAGTTAAAATATTGTAA